From the Corticium candelabrum chromosome 2, ooCorCand1.1, whole genome shotgun sequence genome, one window contains:
- the LOC134176390 gene encoding uncharacterized protein LOC134176390, whose protein sequence is MVVILAYLDDVFLCGPSDLCQRAFKDLQCSFTQLGLSVCPSKCQAYSRVIPASWPDDIPFTSSGITVLGSPIGDCDYVQNYCLSTALSGAELCNKLQSLNDPQSAMLILRQCHSTRLNHLGRTVQHTWLTEGARAHDDLTQRTFCSILGIMADPSLYWKQCCLSIKSGGFGLTMLEDISPAAFLAAWSNTFQQLPKRFLTFSSYSPSFLGKVLTNLPLGHQLTDSHKKLLSILESGCDYAHLSLEDLLTEPDKLQHRLTSAINQGREATLLALSIDDQCSARLRSVAGKEAGAWLHAIPSDDELAIETREYRLAAYLRLGLPIFGQWAVTCDCGATVDEGAYHLLTCKRHGGPIWQHDFIVSAWCRCLNSADVLHKKEVRNLYVDSLGRPDIVTFDSGSLTNAEIDVSLAHPYNKEVVSSSAKVTGHASLVREQHKKEKYKQFHHPGGQRPDVIPLVHEHFGRWGKEAINFLKSLGDRSKDEYGQYNKKDFMSVSRRRISVALQKGNAKVILRKLDRLNYAFSSLDLAFTDVQSYVH, encoded by the coding sequence ATGGTGGTCATTTTGGCCTACCTAGACGATGTCTTCCTTTGTGGCCCTTCTGATCTGTGTCAGCGAGCTTTTAAAGACCTACAATGTTCATTCACTCAACttggcttgtctgtctgtccaagcAAATGCCAGGCTTATTCCAGAGTCATTCCAGCTAGCTGGCCAGATGACATTCCTTTCACTTCCTCAGGCATTACTGTACTTGGCAGTCCTATTGGAGACTGTGATTACGTGCAGAATTATTGTTTATCTACTGCACTTTCTGGAGCTGAACTGTGCAACAAACTGCAAAGTTTGAATGATCCTCAGAGTGCTATGTTGATCTTGAGGCAATGTCATTCCACCCGTTTAAACCACTTGGGCAGGACAGTTCAACATACTTGGTTGACGGAAGGAGCAAGGGCACATGATGATTTGACACAACGCACTTTTTGTTCTATCCTAGGCATAATGGCTGATCCATCTCTTTATTGGAAACAGTGCTGTCTATCAATAAAAAGTGGAGGATTCGGTTTAACGATGTTGGAAGACATCTCACCTGCAGCATTCCTTGCAGCATGGTCTAACACCTTTCAACAGCTTCCCAAACGGTTTCTCACTTTTTCGAGTTATTCTCCATCTTTTCTAGGGAAGGTTCTTACGAACCTCCCTCTAGGTCATCAACTCACTGACTCTCATAAGAAACTGCTATCCATCTTGGAAAGCGGCTGTGATTACGCTCACTTATCTCTAGAGGACTTGCTGACAGAACCTGACAAGCTACAGCACAGACTTACTTCAGCTATTAATCAAGGCAGAGAGGCAACTTTGCTAGCCTTGTCTATCGATGACCAGTGTTCTGCTCGTTTGAGATCTGTTGCAGGAAAGGAAGCTGGAGCTTGGCTTCACGCAATCCCATCCGACGATGAGCTCGCTATTGAAACTCGCGAATATCGCTTAGCGGCTTATTTACGCTTGGGCTTGCCTATATTTGGTCAATGGGCAGTCACCTGTGATTGTGGAGCTACAGTAGACGAAGGTGCATACCACCTCTTGACATGCAAGCGTCACGGTGGCCCAATTTGGCAGCACGACTTCATTGTCTCGGCCTGGTGCAGGTGTCTAAATTCAGCTGATGTTCTCCACAAGAAGGAAGTGCGCAACCTCTATGTCGACAGCCTTGGTCGCCCGGATATTGTGACCTTTGACTCAGGTAGCTTGACCAATGCTGAGATAGATGTCTCGCTAGCTCATCCCTACAACAAGGAGGTGGTTAGCTCTAGTGCTAAAGTGACTGGCCATGCCTCCCTTGTTCgagaacaacacaagaaagagaagtACAAGCAATTTCACCATCCAGGAGGACAACGTCCAGATGTCATCCCCTTGGTAcatgaacattttgggagatggGGCAAGGAAGCCATTAACTTCCTCAAGTCCCTAGGGGATCGCTCCAAGGATGAATAtggtcaatacaacaaaaaggaTTTTATGTCAGTGTCTAGACGCCGGATTAGCGTTGCACTTCAGAAAGGCAATGCTAAAGTTATTCTAAGGAAGCTGGACAGACTAAATTATGCTTTTTCTTCGCTTGACCTTGCTTTCACAGACGTTCAGTCTTACGTTCATtag